In Meiothermus ruber DSM 1279, the following proteins share a genomic window:
- a CDS encoding glycoside hydrolase family 31 protein: MNELLNWDIPFDRMDRLALEGGLVQARVEQVEHEGVRAWRLLLTQRPRDTAKEGPAVRGVARRQPQKVAESYLAEGLSPLALGEQGLGWGGLELAFWGCPHREVPPLLRLLTDGVPYPLLALSFPLGAARYLGLGERVGGLERRGGRYWNFTADQPPRPGRDPLYQASPLLLRVEGDRAWGLLLDESYPSLFDLGFSHPAEARLAVAGPTLDLYLLEGSLLEVVAGLTRLTGRPPMPPLWALGYHQCRYSYADEASVREVVEQFAAQGLPLEAVWLDIHYMDGYKVFTASPQRFPRLAALAQELSERGVRLVPIVDPGVKAEEGYAVFEEGRRRQVFIQDDRDELLVGGVWPRRAVWPDFSREEVRAFWAEEVQKFAGTYGFAGIWNDMNEPAVLELGGAEPPDKALPLTARQGALSHLEARNLYALGMAEATYRGLEALGRRPFILTRSGFPGIQRYAFVWTGDNESRYEDLALSVPMLLSLGLSGIPLAGSDVGGFGLDAEPELLLRWMWLGALYPFFRNHSALGTRRQEPYAFGEPWTSQMREALRFRYRLLPYLYSLARTAHEEGLPLLRPLGLHWPGEAAAWRDDQFLLGEALLAAPVLRRGERAREVYLPPGGWQDFWSAERLEGACLHRVAAPLEHLPLFQRAGTAIPLTEARYPTRTARWPFLCFRVALGSEVRGWVFEDAGEGEDVGAWSELEGGFDGRRLELRFTDRSGHARQGVVAEVWGVAPPTRGQGYAYHNGLLRLDVQGGGAWVAWD, encoded by the coding sequence TTGAACGAACTGCTGAACTGGGACATTCCCTTTGATCGGATGGATCGGTTGGCCCTCGAGGGGGGGCTGGTGCAGGCTAGGGTGGAACAGGTCGAACACGAGGGGGTGCGGGCCTGGCGGCTCCTGCTGACCCAGCGGCCCCGCGACACCGCCAAGGAGGGCCCGGCGGTGCGGGGGGTGGCGCGCAGGCAACCCCAGAAGGTGGCAGAAAGTTACCTCGCTGAAGGGCTTTCGCCGCTGGCGCTGGGGGAGCAGGGGCTTGGGTGGGGGGGCCTCGAGCTGGCCTTTTGGGGCTGCCCACACCGCGAGGTTCCACCGCTGCTGCGGCTGCTCACCGACGGCGTACCTTACCCTCTGCTGGCCCTTAGCTTTCCGCTGGGTGCGGCCCGCTACCTGGGGCTGGGGGAGCGGGTGGGGGGGCTCGAGCGCCGGGGGGGGCGGTACTGGAACTTTACCGCCGACCAGCCCCCCCGGCCGGGCCGCGACCCCCTCTACCAGGCCAGCCCCCTTCTACTGCGGGTTGAGGGCGACCGGGCCTGGGGGCTGCTCCTGGACGAGAGCTATCCCAGCCTGTTCGACCTGGGCTTTTCCCATCCCGCCGAGGCCCGCCTGGCGGTGGCCGGGCCCACGCTCGACCTGTACTTGCTAGAGGGTAGCCTGCTGGAGGTGGTGGCCGGCCTGACCCGTCTGACCGGGAGGCCGCCCATGCCCCCTTTGTGGGCCCTGGGCTACCACCAGTGCCGCTACAGCTACGCCGACGAAGCCTCGGTGCGGGAGGTGGTGGAGCAGTTTGCTGCCCAGGGGCTGCCCCTGGAGGCGGTCTGGCTCGATATCCACTACATGGACGGGTACAAGGTCTTTACGGCCAGCCCCCAGCGTTTCCCCCGGCTGGCCGCCCTGGCCCAGGAGTTGTCGGAGCGGGGGGTGCGGCTGGTGCCCATCGTGGATCCTGGGGTGAAGGCCGAGGAGGGGTACGCGGTATTTGAGGAGGGCAGGCGCCGCCAGGTGTTCATTCAGGACGACCGGGACGAGCTGCTGGTGGGGGGGGTCTGGCCCCGCCGGGCGGTCTGGCCCGACTTTAGCCGCGAGGAGGTTCGCGCCTTCTGGGCCGAAGAGGTGCAGAAGTTTGCGGGAACATACGGATTTGCGGGCATCTGGAACGATATGAACGAGCCTGCGGTGCTGGAGCTGGGGGGCGCTGAGCCGCCCGATAAGGCCCTGCCCCTCACCGCCCGGCAGGGGGCCCTGAGCCACCTCGAGGCCCGCAACCTGTATGCCCTGGGCATGGCCGAGGCCACCTACCGGGGCCTGGAAGCCCTGGGGCGGCGGCCCTTCATCCTGACCCGCAGCGGTTTCCCTGGCATCCAGCGCTACGCTTTTGTGTGGACGGGCGACAACGAAAGCCGCTACGAGGACCTGGCCCTCTCGGTGCCGATGCTACTCTCCCTGGGGCTTTCGGGGATACCCCTGGCCGGCAGTGATGTGGGCGGGTTTGGCCTGGATGCTGAGCCCGAACTGCTGCTGCGCTGGATGTGGCTGGGTGCCCTGTACCCCTTCTTCCGCAACCACAGCGCCCTGGGCACCCGCCGCCAGGAGCCCTACGCTTTTGGCGAGCCCTGGACGAGCCAGATGCGCGAGGCCCTGCGCTTCCGCTACCGGCTGCTGCCCTACCTCTACAGCCTGGCCCGCACCGCCCACGAGGAGGGGCTGCCGCTCCTGCGCCCGCTTGGGCTGCACTGGCCTGGGGAGGCGGCGGCCTGGCGCGACGACCAGTTTTTGCTGGGCGAAGCCCTGCTGGCCGCCCCGGTGCTCCGCCGGGGGGAGCGGGCCCGCGAGGTTTACCTACCGCCTGGGGGCTGGCAGGACTTCTGGAGCGCTGAGCGGCTGGAGGGAGCCTGCCTTCACCGGGTCGCCGCCCCGCTGGAGCACCTGCCGCTTTTCCAGCGGGCCGGCACGGCCATTCCCCTAACCGAGGCCCGCTACCCGACCCGCACCGCCCGCTGGCCCTTCCTCTGTTTCCGGGTGGCGCTGGGGTCGGAGGTGCGGGGCTGGGTTTTCGAGGATGCGGGCGAGGGTGAGGACGTAGGGGCCTGGAGCGAGCTCGAGGGCGGCTTTGATGGAAGGCGGCTCGAGCTCCGCTTTACCGACCGCTCCGGCCATGCCCGTCAGGGGGTGGTGGCCGAGGTCTGGGGGGTTGCGCCTCCCACGCGCGGCCAGGGGTATGCGTACCACAACGGCCTCCTGCGGCTCGATGTGCAGGGGGGTGGGGCCTGGGTGGCCTGGGACTGA
- a CDS encoding carbohydrate ABC transporter permease, translated as MLTIRQTRLAWLLVLPTLLVVAFVAGYPLAQVFYYSFHRADISFVEPTEFVGFKNYIFLLQDPDFRGALWNTLRFTVVSVFLETVLGLAIALVIHSNFRGRGIVRAAILIPWAIPTVVSAKMWQWMLNDIYGVINVILVNTGLVANKIAFLANPNTVLWAMVAVDVWKTTPFMALLLLAGLQLIPSDIYEAADIDGASKWQQFWTLTLPLLTPALVVALIFRTLDALRVFDVIFVMVGVNTATRSLAIYNRQTLIDFQDLGYGSAVSVAILVIIFIFVVLYMRVAGKGVRGED; from the coding sequence ATGCTCACTATTCGACAAACCCGCTTGGCCTGGCTGCTGGTACTGCCCACGCTCTTGGTGGTGGCGTTTGTGGCGGGCTATCCCCTGGCGCAGGTGTTCTACTACTCGTTTCACCGGGCCGATATCTCATTTGTAGAGCCCACCGAGTTTGTGGGTTTTAAGAACTACATTTTCCTGTTGCAAGACCCCGACTTTAGGGGTGCGCTCTGGAACACCCTGCGCTTTACAGTGGTTTCGGTTTTTCTCGAGACCGTGCTCGGCCTGGCTATTGCCCTGGTGATCCACTCCAACTTTAGAGGCCGCGGTATCGTGCGGGCGGCCATCCTGATTCCCTGGGCCATCCCCACGGTGGTCTCGGCCAAGATGTGGCAGTGGATGCTCAACGACATCTACGGGGTGATTAACGTCATCCTGGTCAATACCGGTTTGGTAGCCAACAAAATCGCCTTCCTGGCCAACCCCAATACCGTGCTGTGGGCCATGGTGGCGGTGGATGTGTGGAAGACCACCCCCTTCATGGCCTTGCTGCTTTTGGCCGGGTTGCAGTTGATTCCATCCGACATCTACGAGGCCGCCGACATTGACGGGGCCAGCAAGTGGCAGCAGTTCTGGACGCTGACGCTCCCGCTACTAACCCCAGCCCTGGTGGTGGCCCTTATTTTCCGTACCCTGGACGCGCTGCGGGTTTTCGACGTGATTTTCGTGATGGTGGGGGTCAACACCGCTACCCGCAGCCTGGCCATTTACAACCGCCAGACCCTGATTGATTTTCAGGACTTGGGGTATGGTTCTGCGGTATCGGTGGCGATTTTGGTGATCATCTTTATCTTTGTGGTGCTGTACATGCGCGTGGCTGGAAAGGGGGTGCGCGGTGAGGACTAA
- a CDS encoding ABC transporter substrate-binding protein, translated as MKKWLLGALALTLMLGGLAFAQGVTIRVAGDSTAVGEGGRWMKAKAEEWAQKTGNKIEYIDSPADTNDRLALYQQYWAARSADVDVYMIDVIWPGIVAPHAADLKQFFTEAELSQFFPRIIENNTIRGKLTSIPFFTDAGLLYYRTDLLQKYGYQRPPQTWTELDQMATRIQAGERQAGNRDFWGFVWQGKAYEGLTCDALEWIFSMGGGRIIEPDGRITINNPQAIAALNMVRSWVGRISPPGVTSYAEEEARNAFQSGNAAFMRNWPYAYSLGQTEGSAVRGKIGVTVLPRGAGQEGRHAATLGGWQLMVSAYSRNQRVAADLVKYLTSVEVQKDNAISLSRLPTRPALYNDPQVLAKNAFFKDLLPVFQNAVGRPSGVAGARYNQVSEAFWTGVHEAITGRKPAAQAVRDMEAAFRRILR; from the coding sequence ATGAAGAAGTGGCTTTTAGGCGCATTGGCCCTGACCCTTATGTTGGGTGGGCTGGCCTTCGCCCAGGGGGTAACCATCCGCGTGGCGGGCGACTCCACCGCGGTGGGTGAAGGCGGCCGCTGGATGAAGGCCAAAGCGGAAGAATGGGCCCAAAAAACCGGCAACAAGATCGAGTACATTGACTCCCCCGCCGATACCAACGACCGTCTGGCCCTGTACCAGCAATACTGGGCAGCCCGCAGTGCCGACGTGGACGTGTACATGATTGACGTGATCTGGCCTGGCATTGTGGCTCCCCACGCGGCCGATCTCAAGCAGTTCTTTACCGAGGCCGAGCTGAGCCAGTTCTTCCCCCGCATCATCGAAAACAACACCATTCGGGGCAAACTGACCTCAATTCCTTTCTTCACCGATGCGGGCTTGCTCTACTACCGCACCGACCTGCTGCAAAAGTACGGGTACCAGCGCCCGCCCCAGACCTGGACCGAGCTTGACCAGATGGCCACCAGGATTCAGGCCGGTGAGCGCCAGGCCGGCAACCGCGATTTCTGGGGGTTTGTCTGGCAGGGCAAGGCCTACGAAGGCCTGACCTGCGATGCGCTGGAGTGGATCTTCTCCATGGGCGGCGGCCGCATCATCGAGCCCGATGGCCGTATTACTATCAACAACCCTCAGGCTATTGCTGCTCTCAACATGGTACGGAGCTGGGTGGGCCGCATCTCCCCGCCGGGGGTGACCAGCTACGCTGAAGAGGAAGCCCGCAACGCCTTCCAGTCGGGCAACGCCGCCTTTATGCGCAACTGGCCCTATGCCTACAGCCTGGGCCAGACTGAGGGCAGCGCTGTGCGCGGCAAAATTGGGGTAACCGTGCTACCCCGCGGGGCGGGCCAGGAGGGCCGGCACGCCGCGACCCTGGGTGGCTGGCAGTTGATGGTCTCGGCCTACTCGCGCAACCAGCGGGTTGCTGCTGATCTGGTCAAGTACCTGACCAGCGTGGAAGTCCAGAAGGACAACGCCATCAGCCTTTCGCGCCTGCCCACCCGCCCGGCCCTCTACAACGACCCCCAGGTGCTGGCTAAGAACGCCTTCTTCAAAGACCTGCTGCCGGTCTTCCAGAACGCCGTGGGCCGTCCTTCAGGTGTGGCGGGTGCCCGCTACAACCAGGTCTCTGAGGCCTTCTGGACGGGCGTGCACGAAGCCATCACCGGGCGCAAGCCCGCAGCCCAGGCTGTGCGGGACATGGAAGCCGCCTTCCGGCGCATTCTGCGCTAA
- a CDS encoding carbohydrate ABC transporter permease: MRTKGLGYYAGRVLFYALVVFIVVYSVFPFYWAVISSFKTSDALFSSNPSFLPVPFTLTHYQNVFSGAEFGRNLLNSLIVAGGATLICLVLGVMAAYALGRLRFPPKNAVLYLVLAMTMFPQVSVLSGMFVLLRETGLFNTHAGLILSYMLFTLPFTVWVLTGYFRGLPRELEEAAYVDGATPMQTLIKVMLPLTGPGLVTTGLLAFIAAWNEYLFALTFTIGNNVRTVPVAIASFGGATPFEIPWGSIMAASVVVTVPLVILVLIFQQRIVAGLTAGAVKG; encoded by the coding sequence GTGAGGACTAAAGGTCTGGGTTATTACGCTGGAAGGGTGCTGTTTTATGCGCTGGTGGTCTTTATCGTGGTCTACAGCGTGTTTCCTTTTTACTGGGCGGTAATTAGCAGCTTCAAAACCAGCGATGCGCTGTTTAGTTCGAACCCAAGCTTTTTGCCAGTGCCCTTTACCCTTACGCATTACCAGAACGTCTTTAGCGGGGCGGAGTTTGGCCGCAACCTGCTCAACTCGCTGATTGTGGCAGGGGGGGCCACCCTGATCTGCCTGGTGCTGGGGGTGATGGCGGCTTACGCGCTGGGTCGGCTGCGCTTTCCTCCCAAGAATGCGGTGCTGTACCTGGTGCTGGCCATGACCATGTTCCCCCAGGTGTCGGTGCTCTCGGGGATGTTTGTGCTGCTGCGGGAGACGGGTTTGTTTAATACCCATGCGGGTCTGATTCTGTCGTATATGCTCTTCACCCTGCCCTTTACCGTGTGGGTGCTGACCGGCTACTTTCGGGGGCTGCCGCGGGAGCTCGAGGAGGCCGCCTACGTGGACGGGGCCACGCCCATGCAAACCCTGATCAAGGTCATGCTGCCCCTCACCGGCCCTGGTCTGGTGACCACCGGCCTGCTGGCCTTTATCGCCGCCTGGAACGAGTACCTCTTCGCCCTGACCTTTACCATTGGTAACAACGTGCGCACCGTGCCGGTGGCCATTGCCTCGTTTGGTGGGGCCACCCCCTTTGAGATTCCCTGGGGTTCGATTATGGCGGCCTCGGTGGTGGTGACGGTGCCGCTGGTGATCCTGGTGCTGATCTTCCAGCAGCGCATCGTGGCCGGGCTGACTGCGGGGGCTGTGAAAGGCTGA
- a CDS encoding carboxypeptidase M32 — protein sequence MTPQEAYRWLLEHSRETACLASFARLAGWDQATYTPKKGHAHRAQMQAALAKVLHQRATDPRIGEMLAVVEGSDWLGAPESVEAVNVREWRWAYDLQTKVPERLAVELAQATSEGEAIWQEARPKNDWAGFKPALKKIFGLTRELAEALGYREEPYDALLDQYELGATARQLEPVFAQLRQATVKLLERLEGSARKPNTAILRRFFPQAAQEAFGLEALATLGFDLEAGRLDVVAHPFMQGIGPGDVRLTTRYDEGYFNTGFFSIVHEMGHGLYGQGLLPEHFGTPMGTEISLGMHESQSRTWENLVGRSLGFWRFFWPKAQQYFESLRDVRLEDFHFAVNAVEPSLIRVEADEVTYNLHIMIRFEIELALLRGDLSLDEAPEAWDAKYQAYLGIKAPEIKDGLMQDVHWSAGLIGYFPTYTLGNLYAAQFFAQAEQELGDLEARFERGDFAPLLNWTREKIHHQGSRYWPRDLLRQVTGQDLNPQFLIDYLNRKYTALYGV from the coding sequence ATGACGCCGCAAGAAGCATACCGTTGGCTTTTGGAACACAGCCGCGAAACCGCCTGCCTGGCCTCCTTTGCCCGACTGGCCGGCTGGGATCAGGCCACCTATACCCCTAAAAAAGGGCACGCCCACCGGGCCCAGATGCAGGCCGCGCTGGCCAAGGTGCTGCACCAGCGGGCCACCGACCCCCGCATCGGCGAGATGCTGGCGGTGGTGGAGGGTTCGGACTGGCTGGGGGCGCCCGAATCGGTGGAGGCGGTGAATGTGCGGGAGTGGCGCTGGGCCTACGACCTGCAGACCAAGGTACCCGAGCGCCTGGCGGTGGAGCTGGCCCAGGCCACCAGCGAGGGCGAGGCCATCTGGCAGGAGGCCCGGCCCAAGAACGACTGGGCCGGTTTCAAGCCGGCGCTGAAAAAAATCTTCGGCCTCACCCGTGAGCTGGCCGAGGCGCTGGGCTATCGGGAGGAGCCCTACGACGCTTTGCTGGATCAGTACGAACTGGGGGCCACGGCCAGGCAGCTCGAGCCGGTCTTTGCTCAACTGCGCCAGGCCACTGTAAAGCTGCTGGAGCGGCTCGAGGGCAGTGCGCGCAAACCCAACACTGCAATTCTCCGCCGCTTTTTCCCCCAGGCCGCGCAAGAGGCCTTTGGACTTGAGGCTTTGGCAACCCTGGGCTTTGACCTCGAGGCGGGCCGGCTCGATGTGGTGGCCCACCCCTTCATGCAGGGCATCGGCCCCGGCGATGTGCGCCTGACCACCCGCTACGATGAGGGCTACTTCAACACCGGTTTTTTCAGCATCGTGCACGAGATGGGGCACGGCCTGTACGGGCAGGGACTTCTGCCCGAGCACTTCGGCACCCCCATGGGCACCGAGATCTCGCTGGGGATGCACGAGTCGCAGAGCCGTACCTGGGAGAACCTGGTGGGGCGCAGCCTGGGCTTCTGGCGCTTTTTCTGGCCCAAAGCCCAGCAGTACTTCGAGTCGCTGCGGGATGTGCGCCTGGAAGACTTCCACTTCGCCGTCAATGCGGTGGAGCCGAGCCTGATCCGGGTGGAGGCCGACGAGGTGACTTACAACCTCCACATCATGATCCGCTTCGAGATCGAGCTGGCGCTGTTGCGGGGAGATCTGAGCCTGGACGAGGCCCCCGAGGCCTGGGATGCCAAATACCAGGCCTACTTGGGAATAAAGGCCCCAGAAATCAAGGACGGCCTGATGCAGGATGTGCACTGGTCGGCGGGGCTCATTGGCTACTTCCCCACCTACACCCTGGGCAACCTCTACGCAGCGCAGTTTTTCGCCCAGGCCGAGCAGGAGCTGGGCGACCTCGAGGCCAGGTTCGAGCGCGGCGATTTTGCGCCTTTACTGAACTGGACGCGGGAGAAAATCCACCATCAGGGCAGCCGCTACTGGCCCCGCGACCTGCTCCGGCAGGTGACCGGCCAGGATCTGAACCCGCAGTTTTTGATAGACTATCTGAACCGCAAATATACGGCGCTTTACGGCGTGTAG